The Chryseobacterium sp. 52 genome includes a region encoding these proteins:
- a CDS encoding hydroxymethylglutaryl-CoA reductase, degradative, whose product MNHKPVEGFSKLTKQGKIDWLVNEYLEGNTDYQNILKQYWNENADLQKLHEEFSENTISNFYMPYGIAPNFLIDGKLFALPMAVEESSVVAAASKAAKFWIDKGGFKTTIINNEKLGHTHFVFDVEPHKLLHFFNFSLKKKLLESTEDITANMRKRGGGILDIKLVDKTSEMPNYYQLKASFDTVDSMGANFINSCLEQFGKTMKQEIATSEDFSQEEKSSLQIVMNILSNFTPDCLVRAEVSCKIEDLKDDSGISNEEFARKFKQAVTIAEIEPFRATTHNKGVMNGVDAVVIATGNDFRATEACAHAYAARDGQYRSLTHCTTDNGIFRFWIDLPISVGVVGGLTNLHPLVKFSLALLGKPSAQGLMSILAVSGLAQNFGALRSLVTTGIQKGHMKMHLLNILNQMGATEEEKQHFVTYFKDKTVSHHEVINEFNRLRGQ is encoded by the coding sequence ATGAATCATAAACCGGTAGAAGGTTTCTCTAAACTTACAAAGCAGGGGAAAATCGATTGGCTTGTCAATGAATACCTTGAAGGAAACACAGATTATCAAAATATATTAAAACAATACTGGAACGAAAATGCTGATCTTCAGAAACTTCACGAAGAGTTTTCTGAAAACACCATCTCCAATTTCTATATGCCTTACGGAATTGCTCCCAATTTCTTAATTGACGGAAAATTATTCGCTCTTCCAATGGCTGTTGAAGAAAGTTCGGTAGTGGCTGCGGCTTCCAAAGCTGCGAAATTCTGGATTGATAAAGGCGGTTTTAAAACGACCATTATCAACAATGAGAAATTAGGACACACGCACTTTGTATTCGATGTAGAACCTCATAAACTTTTACATTTCTTTAATTTCAGTTTAAAGAAAAAACTGCTTGAAAGTACAGAAGATATCACGGCCAATATGAGAAAACGCGGCGGTGGAATTCTGGACATCAAACTCGTTGACAAAACTTCCGAAATGCCGAATTACTACCAGCTTAAAGCAAGCTTTGATACGGTAGATTCTATGGGTGCGAATTTTATCAATTCATGCCTTGAGCAGTTCGGGAAAACAATGAAGCAGGAGATTGCAACGAGTGAAGACTTCTCACAGGAAGAAAAAAGTTCCCTTCAGATTGTCATGAATATCCTTTCCAATTTTACACCGGACTGTCTGGTAAGAGCTGAGGTTTCATGTAAAATAGAAGATTTAAAAGACGATAGCGGAATTTCTAATGAAGAATTTGCACGAAAATTCAAACAGGCCGTTACCATTGCTGAAATAGAGCCTTTCCGTGCGACCACTCATAATAAAGGGGTCATGAATGGGGTAGATGCAGTTGTAATCGCCACAGGAAATGACTTCAGAGCCACAGAAGCCTGTGCTCATGCGTATGCAGCAAGAGACGGACAATACAGATCTTTAACACACTGTACAACCGACAACGGAATCTTCAGATTCTGGATTGATCTTCCGATTTCTGTGGGAGTTGTAGGAGGATTGACCAATCTGCATCCTCTTGTGAAATTCTCACTGGCACTTCTTGGAAAACCTTCTGCACAGGGACTGATGAGTATTTTGGCTGTTTCTGGTCTTGCACAGAATTTTGGTGCGTTGCGTTCTTTGGTAACAACCGGAATTCAGAAAGGACACATGAAAATGCACCTGTTGAATATTTTAAATCAAATGGGAGCTACAGAAGAAGAAAAACAACATTTTGTGACCTATTTTAAAGATAAGACCGTAAGCCACCACGAGGTTATTAATGAATTTAACAGATTAAGAGGTCAGTAA
- a CDS encoding DUF423 domain-containing protein, with amino-acid sequence MKTITLIFGAVYGMVSVILGAFGAHALKKILSVERLESFETGVRYQMYAAFFLLIVGYILKFDTSSQRWVSILMIAGTLLFSVSIYFLSLQDYLGVNLKFLGPITPLGGLFMILSWGMLILYFAKNKI; translated from the coding sequence ATGAAAACAATTACTTTAATTTTCGGTGCCGTATATGGCATGGTATCTGTGATTTTAGGGGCATTCGGGGCACATGCTTTAAAGAAAATACTATCTGTGGAAAGGTTGGAAAGCTTTGAGACAGGCGTAAGATATCAGATGTATGCCGCATTCTTTTTACTGATCGTAGGATATATTTTAAAATTTGACACTTCATCACAAAGATGGGTTTCTATTTTAATGATTGCGGGAACTCTTTTATTTTCAGTAAGTATTTACTTCCTGAGTCTGCAGGATTATCTGGGCGTAAATCTGAAGTTTTTAGGACCTATTACTCCGCTTGGAGGTCTTTTCATGATCCTGAGCTGGGGAATGCTTATCCTGTATTTTGCTAAAAATAAGATATAA